In Arcobacter sp. F155, one DNA window encodes the following:
- the nuoN gene encoding NADH-quinone oxidoreductase subunit NuoN, translated as MNSIPPIAIEFASLNFPTIVPMIIAIVGALVILIIDLINKNLDKSLYVMIAVLFLIIDLGVIIGFTSDVRGFFDLLLVDGIAILSQGIIVLASLFFVLTAMGKLRFQEYRYPEYFALYLFMVAGFQFMVSSDSLILILVGLETASMALYTIIAMHNRTNALEAAIKYFTMGALSTAFFAFGSLIFYAVTGTVELGKVSEVLVASNYENYPLVLLGVIFMLGALGFKLSLVPYHTWVADVYEGSTAALAGFLSIVPKMAAFVVALRFFEIFIASGDPFVEVILYVTVVLTITIPNIIALLQNDISRMLAYSSISNAGFAMTAILIGSTQATQALFLYWLMFLITNLGAFSMLWINRSKDSSSFSSDHAMEKYSGLIKKEPFSALMMGLFLFSLAGIPPFALFWGKLYLIGSAVNGGYLILALIMVLNSAIAGYYYLKPIVYMFLKDANEEVEVKFLANSTPVIKAVIGFCAVLVVFSILLIEPLLEIISYYVQISGY; from the coding sequence ATGAATAGTATCCCACCAATTGCAATTGAGTTTGCAAGTTTAAATTTCCCAACAATTGTTCCTATGATTATAGCTATTGTTGGGGCATTGGTTATTTTAATAATTGATTTAATAAATAAAAACCTTGATAAATCACTTTATGTGATGATTGCAGTTCTGTTTTTAATTATTGATTTAGGTGTAATTATTGGTTTTACTTCCGATGTAAGGGGTTTCTTTGACCTTTTATTAGTTGATGGAATTGCTATATTATCTCAAGGAATTATAGTACTTGCTTCGCTATTTTTTGTTCTTACAGCTATGGGGAAACTAAGATTCCAAGAGTATAGATACCCTGAATACTTTGCACTGTATTTATTTATGGTAGCAGGGTTCCAGTTTATGGTAAGTTCTGATTCTCTTATCTTAATCCTTGTAGGACTTGAAACAGCATCTATGGCTCTTTATACAATTATTGCAATGCATAATAGAACAAATGCTTTAGAAGCTGCAATAAAATACTTTACAATGGGTGCTTTATCAACTGCATTTTTTGCCTTTGGTTCATTGATTTTTTATGCTGTAACAGGAACTGTAGAGCTTGGAAAAGTATCTGAAGTTTTAGTTGCTTCAAACTATGAAAACTATCCATTAGTTCTTTTAGGTGTAATATTTATGCTTGGGGCTTTAGGATTTAAATTATCATTAGTTCCTTACCATACTTGGGTAGCTGATGTTTATGAAGGTTCAACGGCAGCTCTTGCAGGTTTCTTATCTATTGTTCCAAAGATGGCTGCTTTTGTAGTAGCTTTAAGATTTTTTGAAATATTTATAGCAAGTGGTGACCCATTTGTTGAGGTGATTTTATATGTAACGGTTGTATTAACAATCACTATTCCAAATATAATTGCCCTTTTACAAAATGACATAAGTAGAATGCTTGCATATTCGTCTATTTCAAATGCAGGTTTTGCAATGACAGCTATTTTAATTGGAAGTACACAAGCAACACAGGCTCTATTTTTATACTGGTTAATGTTCTTAATTACTAACCTTGGAGCATTTTCAATGTTATGGATAAATAGAAGTAAAGATAGTAGTAGTTTCTCTTCTGACCATGCTATGGAAAAATACTCAGGACTAATAAAAAAAGAGCCATTTTCTGCTCTTATGATGGGATTATTTTTATTCTCTCTTGCAGGAATACCTCCTTTTGCACTATTTTGGGGAAAACTATATTTAATTGGAAGTGCTGTAAATGGCGGATATTTAATCTTAGCCTTAATTATGGTTTTAAACTCTGCTATTGCAGGTTATTATTACTTAAAGCCAATTGTATATATGTTCTTAAAAGATGCAAATGAAGAAGTTGAAGTTAAGTTTTTAGCAAACTCAACACCTGTAATAAAAGCTGTTATAGGTTTTTGTGCGGTTTTAGTAGTATTTTCAATTCTTTTAATAGAACCATTATTAGAAATAATCTCTTATTATGTTCAAATCTCAGGATACTAG
- a CDS encoding Opr family porin yields the protein MKATKLSLIAILAIGIPSISSASSLQEALTSGKISGEFAVTYEQRDMDKELAKWGNYYNDTDYSVGSFALKYESGVWNNLSLTSKVRAYKTIFEGGEDEFHYQGKGDAAERFWYKDGSRRSVDLEELFLAYNYEAISVKAGRQFISTDWMNKTQDALRIDANFDNTSIEAIWSQRHGRIYSRDYRPMTKMNENKGVYKIALTQKFNENISATAYDFIAPDNRDIIGGKVNLKYGDTSFRAHYAVNKPDDSNEEDSSIIDLMLSTSIAGFTPYLGYIQIDKDQGFTHLAGEIINPFEEGDQIYLKDARTYYLGLSKSFGDLSATLLYGNTEYDKADESYEQDETTLWLGYKLTSELNANLGLTHVNVDSDDLDETDQDQVNLTLTYSF from the coding sequence ATGAAAGCTACAAAATTAAGTCTTATTGCTATCTTAGCAATTGGTATTCCTTCTATTTCGAGTGCTTCATCTTTACAAGAAGCATTAACAAGTGGAAAAATAAGTGGTGAGTTTGCAGTTACATATGAACAAAGAGATATGGATAAAGAACTAGCAAAATGGGGTAACTACTATAATGATACAGATTACTCTGTTGGTTCTTTTGCATTAAAATATGAAAGTGGAGTTTGGAATAATCTAAGTCTAACTTCAAAAGTAAGAGCTTATAAAACAATCTTTGAAGGTGGAGAAGATGAGTTCCATTACCAAGGAAAAGGTGATGCAGCTGAAAGATTCTGGTATAAAGATGGAAGTAGAAGAAGTGTAGATTTAGAAGAGTTATTCTTAGCATATAATTATGAAGCAATTTCAGTTAAAGCTGGTAGACAGTTTATCTCAACAGATTGGATGAATAAAACTCAAGATGCCCTAAGAATTGATGCAAACTTTGATAATACTTCTATTGAAGCTATTTGGTCTCAAAGACACGGTAGAATCTATTCAAGAGATTATAGACCTATGACTAAAATGAATGAAAATAAAGGGGTTTATAAAATAGCTTTAACTCAAAAATTCAATGAAAATATCTCTGCAACAGCTTATGATTTTATTGCTCCTGATAACAGAGATATTATTGGTGGAAAAGTAAATTTAAAATATGGTGATACTTCATTTAGAGCACACTATGCTGTAAATAAACCAGATGATTCTAATGAAGAGGATTCAAGTATTATTGACTTAATGCTTAGCACGTCTATTGCTGGATTTACTCCTTACCTAGGATATATCCAAATTGATAAAGACCAAGGTTTTACTCACCTTGCAGGAGAGATTATCAATCCTTTTGAAGAAGGTGATCAAATCTATTTAAAAGATGCAAGAACTTACTACTTAGGACTTAGTAAATCTTTTGGAGATTTAAGTGCTACACTGCTTTATGGAAATACTGAGTATGACAAAGCAGATGAGTCTTATGAACAAGATGAAACTACTTTATGGCTTGGATATAAATTGACAAGTGAATTAAATGCAAACCTTGGGCTTACTCATGTAAATGTAGATAGTGATGATTTAGATGAAACAGACCAAGACCAAGTAAACCTTACGTTAACTTACTCTTTTTAA
- a CDS encoding flavodoxin family protein: protein MVVKFIDCTETYHSDMNKIIDFLSNYLSSKNIKNYTLKLSDMKIVKCTQCRCCTQRKGESPVKCVIKDDMNSTIDEIEEADAYIILADRNNLFSKNKIHEKFSERLVAYYYWPYGQTNSTPRKITLPKKSILINYNTTKYFLNHSFYTAKKYMEHASISIGAKVLDCEVITPQKNLIKSYSSRLKNLADNLISSFEKKIS from the coding sequence ATGGTTGTAAAATTTATAGACTGTACTGAAACCTATCACTCAGATATGAATAAGATTATTGACTTCTTATCAAACTATCTTAGTTCTAAAAATATTAAAAACTATACTCTAAAGTTAAGTGACATGAAAATTGTCAAATGTACACAATGCAGATGTTGTACTCAAAGAAAAGGTGAGTCTCCTGTTAAGTGTGTGATTAAAGATGATATGAATTCAACTATAGATGAAATAGAAGAAGCAGATGCATATATCATCTTAGCAGATAGAAACAACCTTTTTTCAAAAAACAAAATTCATGAAAAATTTTCTGAACGTCTTGTTGCCTATTATTATTGGCCTTATGGTCAAACAAACTCTACTCCAAGGAAGATAACTCTTCCTAAAAAATCTATACTAATAAACTACAATACAACAAAATACTTTTTAAATCATAGCTTCTATACTGCAAAGAAATATATGGAACATGCTTCAATATCAATAGGAGCAAAAGTTTTAGATTGTGAGGTAATAACTCCTCAAAAAAACCTTATTAAAAGTTATAGTAGTAGACTTAAAAACTTAGCTGACAATTTAATTTCTTCCTTTGAGAAGAAGATTTCTTAA
- a CDS encoding molybdopterin-dependent oxidoreductase, translating to MNNSRRDFLKVGAATSAVLAGSGTLSGAVAKEFASRTKKIPSASHFGAFYAHVRDDKIVDITSQLDSDANPTVMVKALADRNSSDSRVKYPVVRKSYLEGKGRGDLRGKEEFVRVSWDTAIDLVAKAIQKAQEKGGNEALYNASYGGWAHPGAFKPNALAGRFFNQIGGAVRTSGEYSNGAAGQVNPSIVGDMEVYSIQTAHEQIIENTEVMVLWGADLYKTNRAGYSVHNHRCFDAYEEYKKAGIKVISIDPIYTMSAQEFKADWIKIRPGSDVALMLGMMNYLYKSGKYDKEFIEKYTYGFDKFLPYLLGKEDGVEKTPEWAEKLTEIPAKTIRQLADIMISKRTFIAGNWAMQRAHHGEQVDWSIITLASMLGQVGLPGGGFGFSMHYEGGGDANSGKNTVGGMSQGGGDKVKIAIPASRMSDLINKPGETVTYKGKVIKYPKVEFMLSAGGSPIGHQPDVNELIEAMRKLDTVVVVEPWWTPTAKMADIVLPATTTMERDDVAGAMSYSADRIYAMKKIVEPRYESKDDYEIFTMLADKFGKARRYSRGRTVQQWLERLYKRSSAKREMGISFEEFWKMGVIKYDIPKSATKFVRHEAFRKDPVNNALKTETGKIQIFSDKFASYGYEDFKGHVMWFEPAEWLGNEELVKKYPLHLVSPHPTYRIHSQLDNTWVQNVHKVQGREPIRISPNDAKKFGVKDGEIVEVYNDRGSLLAGVVVTNTIRDGVVAIEEGAWYSPEDAEAGDSFFGNDQRKVRCNSGQVNVLTSSRPTSQMAQATTANTVLVSIKKAGTVSPNVAYNPPKIIGA from the coding sequence ATGAACAATTCAAGAAGAGACTTTCTTAAAGTAGGAGCAGCAACTTCAGCTGTATTAGCAGGAAGTGGAACATTAAGTGGTGCAGTTGCAAAAGAGTTTGCAAGTAGAACTAAGAAAATTCCAAGTGCATCTCACTTTGGTGCTTTTTATGCTCACGTAAGAGATGACAAAATTGTTGATATAACTTCACAATTAGATTCTGATGCTAATCCAACTGTTATGGTTAAAGCTTTAGCAGATAGAAACAGTTCTGACTCAAGGGTTAAATATCCAGTGGTTAGAAAAAGTTACCTTGAAGGAAAAGGAAGAGGTGATTTAAGAGGAAAAGAGGAGTTTGTTAGAGTTTCTTGGGATACAGCTATTGATTTAGTTGCAAAAGCTATTCAAAAAGCACAAGAAAAAGGTGGAAACGAAGCACTTTATAATGCATCTTATGGTGGTTGGGCTCATCCAGGAGCATTTAAACCAAATGCATTAGCTGGAAGATTCTTTAACCAAATTGGTGGAGCTGTTAGAACATCAGGTGAGTACTCAAATGGTGCAGCAGGACAAGTAAACCCATCAATTGTTGGAGATATGGAGGTTTATTCTATTCAAACTGCCCATGAGCAAATCATTGAAAATACAGAAGTGATGGTTTTATGGGGAGCAGATTTATATAAAACAAATAGAGCAGGATACTCTGTTCATAATCACAGATGTTTTGATGCTTATGAAGAGTATAAAAAAGCAGGAATCAAAGTAATCTCTATTGACCCAATTTATACAATGTCAGCTCAAGAGTTCAAAGCTGATTGGATTAAAATTAGACCAGGTTCTGATGTTGCTTTAATGTTAGGAATGATGAACTACTTATATAAAAGTGGTAAATATGACAAAGAGTTTATTGAAAAATATACTTACGGTTTTGATAAATTCTTACCATACCTTTTAGGAAAAGAAGATGGTGTTGAAAAAACACCTGAATGGGCAGAAAAATTAACAGAAATTCCAGCTAAAACAATTAGACAATTAGCTGATATTATGATTTCAAAAAGAACATTTATTGCTGGTAACTGGGCAATGCAAAGAGCTCATCATGGTGAGCAAGTTGACTGGTCTATTATTACTTTAGCTTCAATGCTAGGACAAGTTGGATTACCAGGTGGTGGTTTTGGATTCTCTATGCACTATGAAGGTGGAGGAGATGCAAACTCTGGTAAAAATACTGTTGGTGGAATGAGTCAAGGTGGAGGAGATAAAGTAAAAATTGCTATTCCTGCATCAAGAATGAGTGACTTAATCAATAAACCAGGTGAGACTGTAACTTACAAAGGTAAAGTTATTAAATATCCAAAAGTAGAGTTTATGTTAAGTGCAGGTGGTTCACCAATTGGTCACCAACCAGATGTAAATGAACTTATTGAAGCAATGAGAAAACTAGATACTGTAGTAGTTGTTGAGCCATGGTGGACACCAACTGCAAAAATGGCAGATATTGTTTTACCTGCAACAACAACTATGGAAAGAGATGATGTAGCAGGAGCTATGTCTTACTCAGCAGATAGAATCTATGCAATGAAAAAAATTGTTGAGCCACGATATGAATCAAAAGATGATTATGAAATCTTTACAATGCTTGCTGATAAGTTTGGAAAAGCAAGAAGATATTCAAGAGGAAGAACAGTTCAACAATGGTTAGAAAGACTTTATAAAAGATCTTCAGCTAAAAGAGAAATGGGAATTTCATTTGAAGAGTTCTGGAAAATGGGTGTTATTAAATACGATATTCCAAAAAGTGCAACAAAATTTGTTAGACATGAAGCCTTTAGAAAAGACCCTGTAAACAATGCACTTAAAACAGAAACTGGAAAAATTCAAATCTTCTCAGATAAGTTTGCATCTTATGGATATGAAGACTTTAAAGGTCACGTAATGTGGTTTGAACCAGCAGAGTGGTTAGGTAATGAAGAGTTAGTGAAAAAATATCCACTACACCTAGTGTCTCCTCACCCAACATATAGAATTCACTCACAGTTAGATAATACTTGGGTGCAAAATGTACATAAAGTACAAGGTAGAGAACCTATTAGAATTTCTCCAAATGATGCGAAGAAATTTGGAGTAAAAGATGGTGAGATTGTAGAAGTTTACAATGATAGAGGAAGTTTACTTGCTGGTGTTGTTGTGACAAACACAATTAGAGATGGTGTTGTAGCAATTGAAGAGGGTGCTTGGTACTCTCCTGAAGATGCCGAGGCTGGTGATTCTTTCTTCGGAAATGACCAAAGAAAAGTAAGATGTAATTCTGGTCAAGTGAATGTTTTAACATCATCAAGACCAACATCACAAATGGCGCAAGCAACTACAGCAAATACTGTACTTGTAAGTATTAAAAAAGCTGGAACTGTAAGTCCAAATGTAGCTTACAACCCACCAAAAATTATAGGAGCATAA
- a CDS encoding response regulator transcription factor, which translates to MQKEFLEKLKSLTVLYAEDEVGIRENIADSLGYYVKEVFQASNGAEALEVYEDKNPDIILSDIHMPVLNGIEFVKKVRETNRTIPIVMITAHTDKKYLLEAVELHMEKYIIKPVELEALFEVLEKCVSLLEINKKVFLKVDEDYSFDYDKKELKYKDEVIFLNKKEMMFFEVLISNQNRITTYEELQDKVWQDDVMTDSALRSLVRNLRKKLPTDIIYNLSGTGYRFV; encoded by the coding sequence ATGCAAAAGGAGTTTTTAGAGAAATTAAAGAGTTTAACGGTTCTTTATGCAGAAGACGAAGTGGGCATTAGAGAGAATATCGCTGATAGTCTAGGATATTATGTGAAAGAGGTTTTTCAAGCCTCTAATGGAGCTGAAGCATTAGAGGTTTATGAAGATAAGAATCCTGATATTATCCTAAGTGATATTCATATGCCAGTTTTAAATGGTATTGAGTTTGTAAAAAAAGTTCGCGAGACAAATAGAACAATTCCTATTGTTATGATTACAGCTCATACAGATAAAAAATATTTGCTTGAAGCAGTTGAGCTTCATATGGAAAAATATATCATAAAACCAGTGGAACTAGAGGCTTTGTTTGAGGTTTTAGAGAAATGTGTCTCTCTCCTTGAAATTAATAAAAAAGTTTTTCTAAAAGTGGATGAAGACTATAGTTTTGATTATGATAAAAAAGAGTTAAAATACAAAGATGAGGTTATATTTCTAAACAAAAAAGAGATGATGTTCTTTGAGGTTCTCATCTCTAACCAAAACAGAATAACTACATATGAAGAGCTTCAAGATAAGGTTTGGCAAGATGATGTTATGACCGATAGTGCCTTAAGGTCATTAGTTAGGAATTTAAGAAAGAAACTTCCTACGGACATCATTTATAACCTATCAGGAACAGGATATCGTTTTGTTTAA
- a CDS encoding ABC transporter substrate-binding protein has translation MFKVLVLISLITCSLFSSSHLVKKLEFREDTSSLNKAQRLDPNSHINIFLPSIPYSYIAKATNAGLIRSYDNKRGWVYDLAKSHERVDEYTYIFTLRDKLKFQDGKAFTIDDVIYNLEYFKRKPFLYTNIDKVDFDIIKLDKKRIKIVLKQKYEMFLTDLARIYFYTKEYIQKYNPVGKETGTANKIAGAFAMGPYILKEGFALGSEQTDKLELVANPYYWNKEFPKIKRITVYTQLDVNEAIEDITKKEGKLDLMPIPFNKKFEVILSKYSKLIISKSTDNFVIFFNLINGNKKLLSDEVRVALNQALDQERLLNFVYKKEGKVSPFTASINYDIVEQVAKEFKIVEKKYSKKELTTLLNGLELNVFTQDRFMFLFKGIEFQLKKYGVKLNYTVTSSEKDIYKELLTTSSNKNEKEWDLLIWGDDDWYYQNPWTVFFIYEIGSVWSTIPKDEQMQSYIEQYFLTNPSSIEYKKVVKNILHRARQKAYTLRVPSLNKVIAVNKEVIYKPYEGGIIPLWEIEISKNHWSVRGNKEYKKELEEAIKPKRIK, from the coding sequence TTGTTTAAAGTCTTAGTACTAATAAGTTTGATTACTTGTTCTTTATTTTCTTCTTCACACCTTGTAAAAAAGTTAGAGTTTAGAGAAGATACAAGCTCTTTAAATAAAGCACAAAGATTAGACCCAAACTCTCATATAAATATATTTCTTCCTTCAATTCCTTATTCATATATTGCAAAAGCTACAAATGCAGGACTTATTCGTTCATATGATAATAAAAGAGGTTGGGTTTATGACCTTGCAAAATCCCATGAAAGAGTAGATGAGTATACATATATTTTTACTTTAAGGGATAAACTAAAATTTCAAGATGGAAAAGCTTTTACTATAGATGATGTGATTTATAATCTAGAGTATTTTAAAAGAAAGCCATTTTTATATACAAACATAGATAAAGTAGATTTTGACATTATAAAACTTGATAAAAAAAGAATCAAAATAGTTTTAAAACAAAAGTATGAGATGTTTTTAACTGACCTTGCAAGAATCTATTTTTATACAAAAGAGTATATACAAAAATATAATCCTGTAGGAAAAGAGACAGGAACAGCAAATAAAATAGCTGGTGCTTTTGCTATGGGACCATATATTTTGAAAGAAGGTTTTGCTTTAGGAAGTGAACAAACAGATAAGTTAGAACTTGTAGCTAATCCATATTATTGGAATAAAGAGTTTCCTAAAATAAAAAGAATAACTGTATATACACAACTTGATGTAAATGAAGCTATTGAAGATATCACTAAAAAAGAGGGTAAATTAGACTTAATGCCAATACCTTTTAATAAAAAGTTTGAAGTGATTTTATCAAAATACTCTAAGCTTATTATTTCTAAATCAACGGATAATTTTGTAATATTTTTTAATTTGATAAATGGAAATAAAAAGCTTTTAAGTGATGAAGTTAGAGTTGCTTTAAATCAAGCCCTTGACCAAGAAAGACTACTAAACTTTGTATATAAAAAAGAAGGTAAAGTTTCTCCTTTTACTGCCTCAATAAATTATGATATCGTTGAGCAAGTTGCAAAAGAGTTTAAAATTGTAGAAAAAAAGTACTCTAAAAAAGAGTTAACGACTTTATTAAATGGCTTGGAGTTAAATGTTTTCACCCAAGATAGATTTATGTTTTTATTTAAAGGAATAGAGTTCCAGCTAAAAAAATATGGAGTGAAACTAAACTATACAGTAACAAGTAGTGAAAAAGATATATATAAAGAGTTATTAACAACTAGTTCAAATAAAAATGAAAAAGAGTGGGACCTTTTAATTTGGGGTGATGATGACTGGTATTATCAAAACCCTTGGACGGTATTTTTCATTTATGAAATAGGAAGTGTTTGGTCAACTATTCCAAAAGATGAGCAGATGCAATCTTATATTGAACAGTATTTTCTTACAAATCCTTCTTCAATAGAGTATAAAAAGGTCGTTAAAAATATTTTACATAGAGCAAGACAAAAGGCATATACTTTAAGAGTTCCTTCTTTAAACAAGGTTATTGCAGTAAATAAAGAGGTGATATATAAACCCTATGAAGGTGGAATTATTCCTTTATGGGAAATAGAAATAAGTAAAAATCACTGGTCTGTTAGAGGAAATAAAGAGTATAAAAAAGAGCTAGAAGAAGCAATCAAGCCAAAAAGAATAAAGTAA
- a CDS encoding ATP-binding protein: MKLIKNMNIKSKLGILFLILCISIAVLGYKSVQVSEDNKDTLKIVHSKSQAVLALQNKIITPLYSLRQLNQSLVMAPNKEIRSEINKDLVEIFKRLDKDFQNVKIYSPELYEMWESYKEHILQTKEYLNEGFEEGAYINVTTVSKKQFDILVEKLFFLQKESLSNATIAYSQASKKSTEVKIEVITSIALTLFFAIIIGWFITNNILKSIYKVQNGLNDFFKYLNDKKTKVNRIDIDGKDEFRQMANIINKNVSYIRTNVDQNEALIKNATKVLENIESGNLGTRLTQNTNNTSLNELKNMINSVIGNLEDKIQKEIRQRLQQEQILIQQSKLAAMGEMIGNIAHQWRQPLAQISAIHMNMKVTFDFEKFNKEYLNSKIKEANKLTSYMSQTIDDFQNFFKPQGEKELFSVEKACKDAYFIVESSLKYHGIELSFDVKEDSEVLGYKNEFSQVILNLISNAKDILLERKVEEPQINIEIKGGESYAVVKVEDNAGGVREEILDKIFDPYFTTRHKTQGTGIGLYMAKNIIERNMHGFINVRNNDHGAIFTVKVLKTV, encoded by the coding sequence ATGAAACTAATAAAAAATATGAATATCAAATCAAAGTTAGGGATACTGTTTTTAATTCTTTGTATCTCTATTGCAGTTTTAGGTTATAAGTCAGTACAAGTTAGTGAAGATAATAAAGATACTTTAAAAATAGTACATAGTAAATCCCAAGCGGTATTAGCTTTACAAAATAAAATCATCACTCCTTTATATAGTTTAAGACAGTTAAATCAATCTTTAGTTATGGCTCCTAATAAAGAGATTAGAAGTGAGATAAATAAAGATTTAGTAGAGATTTTTAAGAGATTAGATAAAGATTTTCAAAATGTGAAAATATACAGTCCTGAGCTTTATGAAATGTGGGAGAGTTATAAAGAACATATTCTTCAAACAAAAGAGTATTTAAATGAAGGCTTTGAAGAGGGTGCATATATAAATGTAACTACTGTTAGTAAAAAGCAGTTTGATATTTTAGTTGAAAAACTGTTTTTTTTACAAAAAGAGTCTTTAAGTAATGCAACTATTGCATATAGTCAAGCTTCAAAAAAATCTACAGAAGTTAAAATTGAGGTTATAACAAGTATTGCTTTAACTCTATTTTTTGCAATAATTATTGGCTGGTTTATTACTAATAATATTTTAAAATCAATATATAAAGTACAAAATGGTTTAAATGATTTTTTCAAGTATTTAAATGATAAAAAAACAAAAGTGAATAGAATTGATATTGATGGTAAAGATGAGTTTAGACAAATGGCTAATATCATTAATAAAAATGTGTCATATATTAGAACTAATGTAGACCAAAATGAAGCCTTAATCAAAAATGCAACGAAGGTTTTAGAAAATATTGAAAGTGGGAACTTAGGAACAAGACTTACTCAAAATACAAATAATACTTCATTAAATGAACTTAAAAATATGATTAATAGTGTGATTGGAAACCTAGAAGATAAAATACAAAAAGAGATAAGACAAAGACTTCAGCAAGAGCAAATTCTTATTCAACAAAGTAAACTAGCAGCAATGGGTGAGATGATAGGAAATATTGCCCACCAATGGAGACAACCCTTAGCTCAAATCTCTGCAATACATATGAATATGAAAGTGACTTTTGATTTTGAAAAGTTTAATAAAGAGTATTTAAATTCAAAAATAAAAGAAGCCAATAAACTAACTTCATATATGTCTCAAACAATTGATGACTTTCAAAACTTCTTTAAACCCCAAGGGGAAAAAGAGTTGTTCTCTGTTGAAAAAGCTTGTAAAGATGCATATTTTATTGTTGAGTCTTCATTGAAATACCATGGCATAGAACTAAGTTTTGATGTAAAAGAAGATAGTGAAGTCTTAGGTTATAAAAATGAATTCTCACAGGTGATTTTAAATCTAATAAGTAATGCAAAAGATATTCTTCTTGAAAGAAAGGTAGAAGAACCACAAATTAATATAGAGATAAAAGGTGGTGAAAGTTACGCTGTTGTAAAAGTTGAAGATAATGCAGGTGGCGTAAGAGAAGAGATATTAGATAAAATTTTTGACCCATATTTTACTACTAGACATAAAACTCAAGGAACAGGAATAGGTCTATATATGGCAAAAAATATTATTGAAAGAAATATGCATGGATTTATAAATGTTAGAAACAATGACCACGGAGCTATTTTTACAGTGAAGGTTTTAAAAACTGTTTAG
- a CDS encoding menaquinone biosynthesis family protein, giving the protein MKEISVAHSPDADDIFMYYAIKFGWVTPKDAKFTNIAADIETLNQATLKGEYDICAISFALYPFVKDDYALLKTAVSFGEGYGPKLVKKKDAKLKRNFKVALSGEFTTNALLFKIAYPEARITYMNFLDIEQAVLDGTVDAGVLIHESILTFDDNLEVEREMWDIWEELSGGGLPLPLGGMCLRRSLPLTNAIDYENTLIKAVDVANKNRNVLAPMLLEKGLIRVDADTLDNYLDLYANDNSVQLSDIQYEALDKLYELGYKHGFYNSLVKAKEFLIPSEYEELRAN; this is encoded by the coding sequence TTGAAAGAAATAAGTGTTGCACACTCTCCTGATGCTGATGATATTTTTATGTATTATGCGATTAAATTTGGTTGGGTTACTCCAAAAGATGCAAAGTTTACGAATATTGCAGCTGATATTGAAACATTAAACCAAGCAACTTTAAAAGGTGAGTATGACATTTGTGCTATCTCTTTTGCTCTTTATCCTTTTGTTAAAGATGATTATGCACTTTTAAAAACAGCTGTATCTTTTGGTGAAGGTTATGGTCCAAAACTTGTAAAGAAAAAAGATGCAAAGTTAAAAAGAAACTTCAAAGTAGCTCTTAGTGGAGAGTTTACAACTAATGCATTACTTTTTAAAATAGCTTATCCAGAAGCTAGAATTACATATATGAACTTCTTAGACATTGAACAAGCAGTATTAGATGGAACTGTTGATGCTGGTGTTTTAATCCATGAATCAATTCTTACTTTTGATGATAATTTAGAAGTTGAACGTGAGATGTGGGATATTTGGGAAGAGTTAAGTGGTGGAGGTTTACCATTACCTCTTGGAGGAATGTGTTTAAGAAGATCACTTCCTTTAACTAATGCAATTGATTATGAGAACACTTTAATCAAAGCTGTTGATGTTGCAAATAAAAACAGAAATGTATTAGCTCCAATGTTACTTGAAAAAGGTCTTATTAGAGTTGATGCTGATACTTTAGATAACTATTTAGACCTTTATGCAAATGATAACTCAGTTCAATTAAGTGATATCCAATATGAAGCTTTAGACAAGCTATATGAACTAGGATATAAGCATGGTTTTTATAATAGTTTAGTAAAAGCAAAAGAGTTTTTAATTCCAAGTGAATATGAGGAACTAAGAGCTAATTAA